A single region of the Stigmatella erecta genome encodes:
- a CDS encoding acyl-CoA carboxylase subunit beta encodes MTLETDPFRVRLQQMEKQAERGGGTNRIAKQHEAGKLTARERIDLLLDPGSFCELDKFVTHRLHDFGMGDKKILGDGVVTGYGTVEGRQVFVFAQDFTVFGGSLSGAYARKICKIMDMATRVGAPIIGLNDSGGARIQEGVESMAGYADIFLRNTLASGVVPQLSVIMGPCAGGASYSPAITDFIFMVKNTSYMFLTGPDVVKTVTHEEVTKEALGGALMHNQKSGVAHFAADNDPAVIQMTRELLSFLPSNNQEDPPVQPCDDDVFRAEELLKTIVPSNPNKPYDIKDIIRAIADHKHFFEVQEHFARNIVIGFARMNGRPVGIVATQPAVLAGCLDIDASVKAARFVRFCDCFNIPLVTLVDVPGFLPGTDQEWGGIITHGAKLLYAYAEATVPKVTLITRKAYGGAYDVMASKHIRADINYAYPTAEIAVMGPEGAVNIIFRNELATAADPTSERTQRVNEYREKFANPYKAAELGYIDEVIRPEETRAKIIRALEMLKNKRQENLPRKHGNIPL; translated from the coding sequence ATGACGCTCGAGACGGATCCCTTTCGCGTACGGCTCCAGCAGATGGAGAAGCAGGCGGAGCGAGGCGGGGGAACCAACCGCATTGCCAAGCAGCACGAGGCGGGCAAGCTCACCGCGCGCGAGCGCATCGACTTGCTGTTGGATCCCGGCTCCTTCTGCGAGCTGGACAAGTTCGTCACCCACCGCCTGCATGACTTTGGCATGGGGGACAAGAAGATCCTCGGCGACGGCGTCGTCACCGGCTACGGCACCGTGGAGGGCCGGCAGGTGTTCGTCTTCGCCCAGGACTTCACCGTCTTTGGCGGCTCGCTGTCCGGCGCGTACGCGCGGAAGATCTGCAAGATCATGGACATGGCCACCCGCGTGGGCGCGCCCATCATCGGCCTGAACGACTCGGGCGGCGCGCGCATCCAGGAGGGCGTGGAGAGCATGGCCGGCTACGCGGACATCTTCCTGCGCAATACCTTGGCCTCGGGCGTGGTGCCCCAGCTGTCCGTCATCATGGGGCCGTGCGCGGGCGGTGCGTCCTACTCGCCCGCAATCACGGACTTCATCTTCATGGTGAAGAACACCTCCTACATGTTCTTGACCGGCCCCGACGTCGTCAAGACGGTGACGCACGAGGAGGTGACGAAGGAGGCGCTGGGCGGCGCGCTCATGCACAACCAGAAGTCCGGCGTGGCGCACTTCGCCGCGGACAATGATCCCGCCGTCATTCAGATGACGCGCGAGCTGCTCTCGTTCCTGCCCTCCAACAACCAGGAGGACCCGCCCGTCCAGCCGTGTGACGACGACGTGTTCCGCGCCGAGGAGCTGCTCAAGACCATCGTCCCCAGCAACCCCAACAAGCCCTACGACATCAAGGACATCATCCGGGCCATCGCCGACCACAAGCACTTCTTCGAGGTGCAGGAGCACTTCGCCCGGAACATCGTCATCGGCTTCGCGCGCATGAATGGCCGGCCCGTGGGCATCGTCGCCACCCAGCCCGCGGTGCTCGCCGGCTGCCTGGACATCGATGCCTCGGTGAAGGCGGCGCGCTTCGTGCGCTTCTGTGACTGCTTCAACATCCCGCTCGTCACGCTGGTGGACGTGCCCGGCTTTCTGCCCGGCACGGACCAGGAGTGGGGCGGCATCATCACCCACGGCGCCAAGCTGCTCTATGCCTACGCCGAGGCCACGGTGCCCAAGGTGACGCTGATTACGCGCAAGGCGTACGGGGGGGCGTACGACGTCATGGCCTCCAAGCACATCCGCGCGGACATCAACTACGCCTACCCCACCGCGGAGATCGCCGTCATGGGGCCCGAGGGCGCGGTGAACATCATCTTCCGCAACGAGCTGGCCACCGCGGCGGACCCCACCTCCGAGCGCACCCAGCGCGTCAATGAGTACCGCGAGAAGTTCGCCAATCCCTACAAGGCGGCGGAGCTGGGCTACATCGACGAGGTGATCCGCCCCGAGGAGACGCGCGCGAAGATCATCCGGGCCCTGGAGATGCTCAAGAACAAGCGCCAGGAGAACCTGCCGCGCAAGCACGGCAACATTCCCCTTTAG
- a CDS encoding AHH domain-containing protein, producing MMPWRLLWSAHALFLALLTGCSSTAHRVRVEHKGGGETLLHIPHTAVRAPSVTLTSQEMTQAIRKLAREVHLTASPRETVERLFQLDPVKGDYLYLLRERKLVPLQQDLPLEGTVPEDEQKLVRRYLAWCQSAHHVRGDCLGGALVAGQYLDLQGRYMWAMALSRSPFLEEFEKALGEQVRMQAVMQAATAAAVTLLVLLAMPEPVTKFIAAWATAGLILWMGAQTLYRLITGWFELMEDVKAATTFEEIREAGETFGKRVSREAAQALALIAMALLAHGAKDFGERMAALPGSAQVSMQAASQEGLLLSEVGAVESVTVTAEGFRVALAPGAVAMAVRGGREGRTERHHIATIANLKSTLRGGPWTPRFEDLFARAGMRLNDRKNITPIQGHKGPHPQRYHDIVYERLDSALGDCRSIADCRARLLPTLEDLARDIATPGTELNRLVTLGQ from the coding sequence ATGATGCCCTGGCGGCTTCTGTGGAGCGCCCATGCGCTGTTCCTGGCCCTGCTGACCGGCTGCAGTTCGACTGCGCACAGGGTCCGGGTGGAACACAAAGGAGGGGGCGAAACCCTGCTCCACATTCCCCACACCGCAGTCAGGGCGCCCTCCGTAACGCTGACGTCCCAGGAGATGACACAAGCCATTCGAAAACTGGCGCGCGAAGTCCACCTGACCGCCTCCCCCCGCGAGACGGTGGAACGCCTGTTCCAGCTCGATCCCGTGAAGGGCGACTATCTGTACCTCCTCCGGGAGCGGAAACTCGTCCCGCTCCAGCAGGACCTCCCCCTAGAGGGAACGGTGCCCGAAGACGAGCAGAAGCTGGTCCGCCGGTACCTGGCCTGGTGCCAAAGCGCCCATCACGTGCGGGGTGACTGCCTGGGGGGTGCGCTCGTGGCCGGGCAGTACCTGGATCTGCAAGGCCGCTACATGTGGGCCATGGCCTTGAGCCGAAGCCCCTTCCTGGAGGAATTCGAAAAGGCCTTGGGCGAGCAGGTCCGCATGCAGGCTGTCATGCAAGCCGCGACGGCGGCGGCCGTCACGTTGCTCGTGCTGCTCGCCATGCCCGAGCCCGTCACGAAGTTCATAGCCGCCTGGGCGACGGCAGGGCTCATTCTCTGGATGGGCGCCCAGACGCTCTACCGCCTCATCACGGGGTGGTTCGAGTTGATGGAAGACGTGAAGGCGGCCACCACCTTCGAGGAGATCCGTGAGGCAGGCGAGACGTTCGGCAAGCGCGTCTCACGCGAGGCGGCACAAGCCCTCGCCCTGATCGCGATGGCGCTCCTGGCGCACGGCGCCAAGGACTTCGGGGAACGGATGGCGGCGCTCCCCGGCTCGGCGCAAGTCTCGATGCAGGCCGCCTCCCAGGAAGGCCTCTTGCTGTCGGAGGTGGGGGCCGTGGAATCGGTGACGGTCACGGCCGAGGGCTTCCGCGTGGCGCTGGCACCGGGAGCGGTGGCCATGGCCGTGCGCGGGGGACGAGAGGGCCGCACGGAAAGACACCACATCGCGACGATCGCCAACCTGAAGTCCACCCTCCGGGGTGGCCCGTGGACCCCACGGTTCGAAGACCTCTTCGCCAGGGCAGGCATGCGGCTGAATGACCGGAAAAACATCACGCCGATCCAAGGGCACAAGGGGCCTCACCCCCAACGCTACCATGACATCGTCTACGAGCGCCTGGACAGCGCGCTGGGGGACTGCCGCAGCATCGCGGACTGCCGGGCGCGATTGCTGCCCACGCTGGAGGACCTCGCCAGGGACATCGCCACGCCAGGAACGGAGCTAAACCGGCTCGTCACCCTGGGGCAATGA
- a CDS encoding Abi family protein: MLSKPRLDKCCAPGDTPRVILGRYLWNIALCQALYPALHSLEVAFRNRLHEALKLHFGVPSWFDMPWLLDREQDKVAAAKQELRKRNAPLEADRVVAELSFGDVIRQTLPHMPKHLRKRTEINKRMHTLRLLRNRVFHYEPIWHWEDLPRQHADLRQALEWFEPELLKLLCVPPLFEEVHSRGPAAYELDVR; this comes from the coding sequence GTGCTGTCGAAGCCTCGCCTCGACAAGTGCTGCGCTCCCGGAGACACGCCTCGTGTGATCCTGGGGCGATACCTGTGGAACATCGCCCTCTGCCAAGCGCTTTATCCGGCGCTCCACTCTCTGGAGGTGGCTTTCCGCAACAGGCTCCACGAGGCCCTGAAGCTTCATTTCGGGGTGCCCTCCTGGTTCGACATGCCTTGGCTCTTGGACCGCGAACAGGACAAGGTAGCCGCTGCAAAACAGGAACTCCGGAAGCGGAATGCCCCTCTGGAGGCGGATCGCGTCGTCGCGGAATTGAGCTTCGGCGACGTGATTCGCCAAACGCTGCCCCATATGCCCAAGCACCTGCGCAAGCGCACGGAGATCAACAAGCGCATGCACACGCTCCGGCTGCTCCGGAATCGCGTTTTCCACTACGAGCCCATCTGGCACTGGGAAGATTTGCCACGGCAGCACGCGGACCTGCGGCAGGCCCTTGAATGGTTCGAGCCCGAACTGCTCAAGTTGCTTTGCGTCCCGCCTCTCTTCGAGGAAGTCCATTCGCGAGGGCCGGCGGCTTACGAACTCGATGTGCGGTGA
- a CDS encoding choline/carnitine O-acyltransferase, whose amino-acid sequence MSVALLIALLALAYLGLALVLYFTAPRMEELEALDQRPSRETGLKVGTSTETVKPYALRIGPELWAAYRHIFDITLRNPVARALAFRLTQAALILIYPVRRLLFIRHLDSARKRVLVPVALFNRLASRELGSMPLMTTPVLLLEDDAANTTVETRAASLIIGAATLWRNIRRGTLYNMTLGLRCSDEVQYLFTRCAGLHELSRKPHAPFVAEHTDIPVGEYAAVFCGGHVYTVDLAGEAFTAEDKARLVATLRAIVQDSRARAQGAEPPLTLSLCTHAYDARQPALRYTHRDFFQTVNHALFTVALIPEATPESINELAIEQFSHPQNCWNDKGIQILVYGNSKASIIPRFKNYCLGSSIAKTVSFIQQEGVKHDLSAVGEPAQPPALVHLAAPTFTAEELEALRFYRAEHALWMRRLPHVFSIPMGKQSFKDAQGTRVQTDSIFQTCLHLTYTKVFGQFPVMSEAVFMGLFQKIFSSSMEFSGTSEMRRLSEKLRGLDPSAGVPQAQLAADPELAPMLLAAARSHHQLTRFAKHGYITPNRLFAWFRTFTYHPLRLARVLAICFLPQGLRRLAPVRWMFALLQRTPLLSRLLALEAFDVSTSHLPAMPGLRGGFLQNCNFDRLPAFFSPDIDLPELLGGVYRPKLLVHYSIYENQVNLSPLFFNAKARARLPEFVQVLEFYLRVCSAIRQAGLPASQQGGASGGERTAA is encoded by the coding sequence ATGTCCGTTGCCCTGCTGATTGCCCTTCTGGCCCTGGCCTACCTGGGCCTGGCCCTCGTTCTCTATTTCACCGCGCCCCGCATGGAGGAGCTGGAAGCGCTCGACCAGCGGCCGTCCCGGGAGACGGGGCTCAAGGTGGGCACCTCCACCGAGACCGTCAAACCCTATGCGCTGCGCATCGGGCCGGAGCTGTGGGCCGCCTACCGCCACATCTTCGACATCACCCTGCGCAACCCCGTGGCCCGGGCCCTGGCCTTCCGGCTGACGCAGGCCGCGCTCATCCTCATCTACCCCGTCCGGCGGCTGCTCTTCATCCGCCACCTGGACAGCGCGCGCAAGCGGGTGCTCGTGCCGGTGGCGCTCTTCAACCGCCTGGCCTCGCGCGAGCTGGGCTCGATGCCCCTGATGACGACGCCCGTGCTGCTCCTGGAGGACGACGCGGCGAACACCACCGTGGAGACGCGCGCCGCCAGCCTCATCATCGGCGCGGCGACGCTCTGGCGGAACATCCGCCGCGGCACCCTGTACAACATGACGCTCGGCCTGCGCTGCAGCGATGAAGTCCAGTACCTGTTCACCCGGTGCGCGGGGCTCCACGAGCTGTCCCGCAAGCCCCACGCCCCCTTCGTCGCGGAGCACACGGACATCCCCGTGGGCGAGTACGCCGCCGTCTTCTGCGGCGGCCACGTCTACACGGTGGACCTGGCGGGCGAGGCGTTCACCGCGGAGGACAAGGCGCGCCTGGTCGCCACCCTTCGGGCCATTGTCCAGGACAGCCGGGCGCGCGCGCAGGGCGCGGAGCCCCCGCTCACCCTGAGCCTGTGCACCCACGCCTATGACGCACGCCAGCCGGCCCTCCGCTACACGCACCGGGACTTCTTCCAGACGGTGAACCACGCGCTGTTCACCGTGGCGCTCATCCCCGAGGCCACCCCCGAGAGCATCAACGAGCTGGCCATCGAGCAGTTCTCCCACCCCCAGAACTGCTGGAACGACAAGGGCATTCAGATCCTGGTGTATGGCAACAGCAAGGCCTCCATCATCCCGCGCTTCAAGAACTACTGCCTGGGCTCCTCCATCGCCAAGACGGTCTCCTTCATCCAGCAGGAGGGCGTGAAGCACGACCTGTCCGCCGTGGGCGAGCCCGCGCAGCCCCCGGCCCTCGTGCACCTGGCGGCGCCCACGTTCACCGCCGAGGAGCTGGAGGCGCTGCGCTTCTACCGCGCGGAGCATGCGCTGTGGATGCGGCGCTTGCCCCACGTCTTCTCCATTCCCATGGGCAAGCAGAGCTTCAAGGATGCGCAGGGCACCCGCGTCCAGACGGACTCCATCTTCCAGACCTGCCTGCACCTGACGTACACGAAGGTGTTCGGCCAGTTCCCCGTGATGTCCGAGGCCGTCTTCATGGGGCTGTTCCAGAAGATCTTCAGCAGCTCGATGGAGTTCTCGGGCACCTCGGAGATGCGGCGGCTCTCGGAGAAGCTGCGCGGGCTGGACCCCAGCGCCGGGGTGCCCCAGGCGCAGCTCGCCGCCGACCCGGAGCTGGCCCCGATGCTGCTCGCCGCCGCGCGCTCCCACCACCAGCTCACGCGCTTCGCCAAGCACGGCTACATCACCCCCAACCGGCTGTTCGCCTGGTTCCGCACCTTCACCTATCACCCGCTCCGGCTCGCGCGCGTGCTCGCCATCTGCTTCCTGCCGCAGGGGCTGCGGCGGCTGGCCCCCGTGCGGTGGATGTTCGCGCTGCTTCAGCGCACCCCCCTGCTCTCGCGCCTGCTGGCCCTGGAGGCGTTCGATGTCTCCACCTCGCACCTGCCCGCGATGCCCGGCCTGCGCGGCGGCTTCCTCCAGAACTGCAACTTCGACCGGCTGCCCGCGTTCTTCTCGCCGGACATCGACCTGCCCGAGCTCCTGGGCGGCGTCTACCGCCCCAAGCTCCTGGTGCACTACTCCATCTACGAGAACCAGGTGAACCTCTCGCCCCTGTTCTTCAACGCCAAGGCCCGGGCCCGGTTGCCGGAGTTCGTGCAGGTGCTGGAGTTCTACCTGCGCGTGTGCTCCGCCATCCGCCAGGCGGGCCTCCCGGCGTCCCAGCAGGGGGGCGCCTCCGGCGGCGAACGCACCGCGGCCTGA
- a CDS encoding serine/threonine-protein kinase has protein sequence MGPKALPVGREVGPWRVESLCGRGSYGAVYRVVNTEAPEGMAYALKMALQPWDPRFEREAELLSRVKHAGVPRLRDWGEWKVRGGGVYPYLVMEWVEGVPLYEWAEQRRVSVEEVARVVAGVARALEAVHAAGGVHRDVKGGNVLVRREDERAVLMDFGSGNYRGARPLTHQPPPPGTYEYQSPESVRFQWQSLREREGRFEAGPEEDVYALGVTAYRLVTGRYPPEVEVEKTEEGYRVLPREPVAFEPGAPVSPELAALIRQMLAEEPEARGSAAQVAQALEGIARGQRQDAARALEPSVAGRFRVSGVGDAAARRARHCAPWGVATVSMVLAVSMAGMWQSALEEGAGSGREQARADEARDAGTVGLADTVVESPTRETLPGEANPRVGLDIPKQPFPGQHQPPCEKPQIALNGGCWIRVSGVDAPCGANYYEWKKGCYVPMLPPPRPQTSHPQ, from the coding sequence ATGGGCCCCAAAGCGCTCCCGGTTGGGAGGGAGGTAGGGCCGTGGCGCGTGGAGAGCCTGTGTGGCCGGGGCTCCTATGGCGCCGTGTACCGCGTGGTGAACACGGAAGCTCCGGAGGGCATGGCCTACGCGTTGAAGATGGCGTTGCAGCCGTGGGATCCGCGCTTCGAGCGGGAGGCGGAACTGCTCTCGCGGGTGAAGCACGCGGGAGTGCCCCGGCTGCGGGACTGGGGTGAGTGGAAGGTGAGGGGCGGAGGGGTGTACCCGTACCTGGTGATGGAGTGGGTGGAGGGGGTGCCGTTGTATGAGTGGGCGGAGCAGCGCCGGGTGTCCGTGGAAGAGGTGGCGCGGGTGGTGGCTGGGGTGGCGCGAGCGCTGGAGGCGGTGCACGCGGCGGGAGGGGTGCACCGGGACGTGAAGGGCGGCAACGTGCTGGTGCGGCGGGAGGATGAGCGCGCGGTGCTGATGGACTTCGGCTCAGGAAACTACCGGGGCGCGCGGCCGCTGACACACCAGCCTCCACCGCCCGGGACGTATGAATACCAGAGCCCGGAGTCGGTGCGCTTTCAATGGCAGAGCTTGCGCGAGAGAGAGGGCCGATTCGAGGCAGGGCCCGAGGAGGATGTGTATGCGTTGGGGGTGACGGCGTACCGGCTCGTCACCGGGAGGTACCCGCCGGAGGTGGAGGTGGAGAAGACGGAGGAGGGGTACCGGGTGCTGCCGAGGGAGCCGGTGGCGTTCGAGCCGGGGGCGCCCGTGAGCCCGGAACTGGCGGCGCTCATCCGGCAGATGCTCGCGGAGGAGCCCGAGGCGCGAGGCAGCGCGGCGCAGGTGGCGCAGGCGTTGGAGGGCATCGCGAGGGGCCAGCGGCAGGATGCGGCGCGGGCTCTTGAGCCGTCCGTGGCAGGGAGATTCCGAGTGAGCGGCGTTGGGGATGCCGCCGCACGGCGAGCCAGACATTGCGCTCCTTGGGGCGTGGCCACCGTGAGCATGGTGTTGGCGGTTTCGATGGCGGGGATGTGGCAATCCGCGCTGGAGGAAGGGGCTGGGTCCGGGCGCGAGCAAGCCAGGGCGGATGAGGCGCGGGACGCGGGCACCGTGGGATTGGCGGACACCGTGGTGGAGTCGCCCACCCGCGAAACATTGCCTGGAGAGGCGAACCCGCGGGTGGGCTTGGACATACCCAAGCAGCCTTTTCCTGGCCAGCATCAGCCCCCTTGCGAGAAACCCCAGATCGCCCTCAATGGCGGCTGCTGGATACGCGTGAGCGGCGTGGACGCTCCGTGTGGTGCCAACTATTACGAATGGAAAAAGGGGTGCTACGTGCCCATGTTGCCCCCTCCCCGGCCGCAAACCTCCCACCCGCAGTAA
- a CDS encoding imm11 family protein: protein MSQRFFKLADDVYVPQRWHLASPIDRQGHKLQDWDFKRGAPVQVEGRLRLPIKIAGSPLDFSEAGVRVPVVHVKVASLFAEHAPRDVQLIPADIEGHPDQYLILVATRLIACIDEEASQVRFWTPEHGVPDKVGQYIAVDRMRIDKAKVGNAKVFRPKGWEVVLIVAEEIKDALERMGATGTRFEEV from the coding sequence ATGTCCCAGCGCTTCTTCAAGCTCGCCGACGACGTCTATGTCCCCCAGCGCTGGCACCTGGCGTCTCCCATCGATCGCCAGGGCCACAAGTTGCAGGATTGGGACTTCAAGCGAGGCGCCCCCGTGCAGGTAGAGGGGCGATTGAGGCTCCCCATCAAGATCGCGGGCAGCCCGTTGGATTTTTCCGAGGCAGGGGTGAGAGTCCCTGTCGTCCACGTCAAGGTGGCCTCCCTGTTCGCGGAGCATGCGCCCAGAGACGTGCAGCTCATCCCCGCGGATATCGAGGGCCACCCGGATCAATACCTCATTCTCGTGGCCACACGCCTCATCGCCTGCATCGATGAAGAAGCCTCCCAGGTGAGATTCTGGACGCCCGAGCATGGGGTGCCCGACAAGGTCGGCCAATACATCGCCGTGGATCGCATGCGCATCGACAAGGCGAAGGTAGGCAATGCCAAGGTCTTCCGCCCCAAGGGCTGGGAGGTCGTCCTCATCGTCGCGGAGGAAATCAAAGACGCATTGGAGCGCATGGGCGCGACCGGCACGCGATTCGAGGAAGTCTAA
- a CDS encoding sulfite oxidase: MGPGGIGWEQLSPQDNQADERHALVTVKHAPFNAETPPAALASARTPTESFFVRSNYAEPELSRATHTVAVEGAVERPFTLKVAELARGPLRTLPVTLECAGNGRTTMTPLPVGEPWQQGALGTAVWGGVPLAQVLQQAGVKPEAVELLVEGADGEGSRRFARALPLAKALHPDTLLALEMNGAPLTRAHGAPVRLLVPGWYGMASVKWVTRLELLTRPFEGYYQRERYIYDTQEGKPPEPVTRMQVKSHITSPAEGARVAPGRVVVQGMAWSGERRVVRVEVAVNGGDSWQAATLLETPRPSAWVRWAFTWEGAPAGRHTLRARATDEAGDTQPERAPWNRLGYGNNAVQVRVVEVG; the protein is encoded by the coding sequence ATGGGACCAGGCGGCATCGGGTGGGAGCAGCTCTCCCCTCAGGACAATCAGGCGGACGAGCGCCACGCGCTGGTGACCGTCAAACACGCGCCCTTCAACGCGGAGACGCCCCCGGCGGCCCTGGCGTCGGCACGGACCCCGACCGAGTCCTTCTTCGTCCGCAGCAACTACGCGGAGCCGGAGCTGTCCCGGGCCACGCACACGGTGGCGGTGGAGGGAGCGGTGGAGCGCCCCTTCACGCTGAAGGTGGCGGAGCTGGCGCGCGGGCCGCTGCGCACGCTGCCCGTCACCCTGGAGTGCGCGGGCAACGGGCGCACCACCATGACGCCCCTGCCGGTGGGGGAGCCCTGGCAGCAGGGGGCCCTGGGCACGGCGGTGTGGGGCGGCGTGCCCCTGGCGCAGGTGCTCCAGCAGGCCGGCGTGAAGCCGGAGGCCGTCGAGCTGCTCGTGGAGGGGGCGGATGGGGAGGGGAGCCGGCGCTTCGCGCGCGCGCTGCCCCTGGCCAAGGCGCTGCACCCGGACACGCTGCTGGCGCTGGAGATGAACGGGGCGCCGCTCACGCGGGCGCACGGCGCGCCGGTGCGGCTGCTGGTGCCGGGGTGGTACGGCATGGCGAGCGTGAAGTGGGTGACGCGGCTGGAGCTGCTCACGCGCCCCTTCGAGGGCTACTACCAGCGTGAGCGCTACATCTACGACACGCAGGAGGGGAAGCCGCCCGAGCCGGTGACGCGCATGCAGGTGAAGTCCCACATCACCTCACCGGCGGAAGGGGCGCGGGTGGCGCCGGGCCGGGTGGTGGTGCAGGGCATGGCCTGGAGCGGCGAGCGCCGGGTGGTGCGGGTGGAGGTGGCGGTGAACGGGGGCGACAGCTGGCAGGCGGCCACGCTGCTGGAGACGCCGCGGCCCTCGGCCTGGGTGCGCTGGGCGTTCACGTGGGAGGGGGCCCCGGCGGGGCGCCACACGCTCCGGGCCCGGGCCACGGACGAGGCGGGCGATACCCAGCCCGAGCGGGCGCCGTGGAACCGGCTGGGCTACGGCAACAACGCGGTGCAGGTGCGGGTGGTGGAGGTGGGCTGA
- a CDS encoding PQQ-binding-like beta-propeller repeat protein encodes MRGFMGGMVALGLVVGCSVPGLGELGGCVSDDDCGSNGVCTQLNGEGLCRKKPDVLDSSQCSNACLAYEACTTEGCLPRFSALTIKEPANGAVLNGGTIPIVVELTEKYVTQTEWPVLVFEAKRKDGSPAGSIPTPTRNGNQYTALWTVPNLDEEVTVTAAYAGASPGATVVVNVDTVAPTFTLGFSTPPGREQGDAGVQAAQQDPTAGYEGAFRRDETVTVTVSSNDSTVTQAQLTVVGIGPGGTPGRTEVPVTVDMQQRPSCPGGQPVCGEKAVDLAVPEMSDFRGAMVFRAQGQDRAGNEGQSAELPLRVTRWKWAFDSAIRIEGTPALGNQGLIYFGTNSGSRSGKTYGVDGAGRTKWVFDSGDVTGSTAVGALKGNEEYVYVAARGASNSWLYALSNSGTEKARCTYAGSVEHLSAIALGTVGGLETATTVYNSSPVRIGILSPDSTSARCLEITAQSVPRAIAGAVVVKDQNVFYGTSNATLTSYDLATGANTARPGWPQSFPVASPGLAVAGENIYVAAGSVGAPAQGGLAKISVNGGSVETLFPASGGSRVFNVSIGGGDTAYFGAETSSSAEFRSLQLGTGTPSAVISSGVGTLRGAPVVGRGGNLYTVNITGEVRAWTPSSTTPLWGTKIERGPGEATNLSPTLDCLRDASGQAVMNARVGVLYVTAETKVHAFIVDSPGLDPDAPWPKYQHDARNTGNPATPISRCP; translated from the coding sequence ATGCGCGGGTTCATGGGAGGGATGGTGGCGCTGGGGCTCGTGGTGGGGTGCTCCGTGCCGGGCCTTGGAGAACTGGGCGGGTGTGTTTCGGATGATGACTGTGGTTCCAACGGGGTGTGTACGCAACTCAATGGGGAAGGTCTCTGCCGCAAGAAGCCGGACGTCTTGGACTCCAGCCAGTGCTCGAATGCCTGCCTCGCGTATGAGGCGTGCACGACGGAGGGCTGCCTGCCGCGCTTCTCGGCGTTGACCATCAAGGAGCCCGCCAACGGTGCAGTGCTGAATGGCGGGACCATTCCCATCGTCGTGGAGTTGACGGAGAAGTACGTCACTCAGACGGAGTGGCCCGTGCTTGTCTTCGAGGCTAAGCGGAAGGATGGAAGCCCCGCAGGTTCGATTCCCACCCCCACGCGCAATGGCAATCAGTACACGGCGCTGTGGACGGTGCCGAACTTGGATGAAGAAGTCACCGTGACGGCGGCCTACGCCGGGGCGAGCCCAGGCGCCACAGTCGTCGTCAATGTGGATACAGTGGCCCCCACTTTCACTCTGGGCTTCTCCACCCCACCCGGCCGGGAGCAAGGGGACGCAGGTGTTCAAGCAGCGCAGCAGGACCCTACAGCAGGATATGAAGGTGCGTTCCGCAGAGATGAAACGGTCACGGTCACGGTCTCCTCCAACGATAGCACGGTGACACAGGCTCAATTGACAGTGGTCGGAATTGGGCCTGGCGGAACGCCTGGCCGGACCGAAGTCCCTGTCACGGTTGACATGCAGCAGAGACCCTCGTGCCCAGGCGGCCAGCCCGTCTGTGGCGAGAAGGCCGTGGACCTTGCCGTTCCGGAGATGAGTGACTTTAGAGGGGCCATGGTGTTCCGGGCCCAAGGCCAGGATCGTGCTGGCAACGAAGGACAGTCGGCCGAGCTGCCGCTCCGGGTCACGCGCTGGAAGTGGGCCTTCGATTCCGCTATCAGAATTGAAGGAACCCCTGCGCTCGGAAACCAAGGCCTCATCTACTTTGGGACGAACTCAGGTTCGAGGTCCGGCAAAACCTATGGAGTCGATGGGGCGGGCAGGACGAAATGGGTGTTCGACTCGGGGGATGTCACAGGCAGCACAGCGGTCGGTGCTCTGAAAGGTAACGAAGAGTACGTATACGTTGCTGCGAGGGGTGCGAGCAATTCGTGGCTCTATGCGCTGAGTAACAGTGGTACGGAAAAGGCGAGGTGCACTTACGCAGGAAGCGTAGAGCACCTGAGCGCGATTGCCCTGGGAACCGTAGGCGGTTTGGAAACAGCCACCACTGTCTACAACAGTTCTCCGGTGCGTATTGGGATCCTGAGCCCTGATTCCACCTCTGCCAGGTGTTTGGAAATCACGGCGCAGTCGGTTCCGCGAGCAATCGCGGGTGCCGTTGTCGTGAAGGACCAAAATGTCTTCTACGGGACCTCTAATGCCACGCTCACCAGTTACGATCTCGCAACAGGAGCCAATACGGCGCGGCCTGGGTGGCCACAGAGTTTCCCGGTCGCAAGTCCTGGATTGGCAGTAGCGGGTGAGAATATTTACGTCGCAGCAGGCTCCGTTGGCGCTCCCGCTCAGGGTGGGCTCGCCAAAATCTCCGTGAACGGTGGCAGTGTGGAGACGCTCTTTCCCGCGAGTGGCGGCTCGCGCGTGTTCAATGTCTCGATTGGTGGCGGGGATACCGCATATTTCGGCGCGGAGACCAGTTCGAGCGCAGAGTTCCGCTCCCTTCAACTGGGGACTGGAACCCCGTCGGCAGTGATCAGCTCAGGAGTAGGAACCTTGAGGGGCGCCCCTGTCGTGGGCCGCGGGGGGAATCTCTACACGGTGAATATCACTGGTGAGGTAAGAGCTTGGACGCCCAGCTCGACGACGCCTCTGTGGGGCACCAAGATCGAGCGGGGGCCGGGCGAGGCGACGAATCTCTCGCCCACCCTCGATTGCCTGCGCGATGCCTCGGGCCAGGCCGTGATGAACGCCCGTGTGGGCGTCCTGTACGTCACCGCAGAGACCAAGGTCCACGCCTTCATCGTGGACAGCCCAGGCCTGGACCCCGATGCCCCCTGGCCCAAGTACCAACATGACGCGCGCAACACCGGCAATCCTGCTACTCCCATCTCTCGCTGCCCGTAG